In Actinoplanes derwentensis, the following proteins share a genomic window:
- a CDS encoding DegV family protein, with protein sequence MTIAVVTDSTAYLPAELNGMYDLTIVPLTVVINGWDGLEGLEVSPAEVARALTARRAAVSTSRPAPAQFVTQYRRLLDAGADGVVSVHLSAKLSGTYEAAQLAAAEVGPRVRVVDSGTAAMGLGFPALAAAAAARDGHDLEAVTRAAFAVAGRVTTLFYVDTLEFLRRGGRIGAASALLGTALSVKPILHVENGAITVRDRVRTAGRALTRLVDLAVEAAGDGEADVAVHHLGTPDRASALVGALGDRLGDRLRDCYLTEVGAVVAAHTGPGLAGVVVHSRGAHRGGS encoded by the coding sequence ATGACCATCGCGGTTGTGACCGACTCCACCGCGTACCTGCCGGCCGAACTGAACGGCATGTATGACCTGACCATCGTGCCGCTCACCGTCGTGATCAACGGCTGGGACGGCCTCGAGGGCCTGGAGGTCTCCCCGGCCGAGGTGGCCCGGGCGCTCACCGCGCGCCGGGCCGCCGTCAGTACGTCCCGGCCGGCTCCCGCCCAGTTCGTCACGCAGTACCGTCGCCTGCTCGACGCCGGGGCCGACGGTGTCGTCTCGGTGCACCTGTCCGCCAAACTGTCCGGCACCTACGAGGCCGCCCAACTCGCCGCCGCCGAGGTCGGTCCCCGGGTGCGGGTCGTCGACAGCGGCACCGCCGCGATGGGACTCGGCTTTCCCGCGCTGGCCGCCGCCGCGGCCGCCCGTGACGGCCACGACCTGGAAGCGGTCACCCGGGCGGCGTTCGCGGTGGCCGGCCGGGTGACCACCCTGTTCTACGTCGACACCCTGGAGTTCCTGCGCCGCGGCGGCCGGATCGGGGCCGCCTCGGCGCTGCTCGGCACCGCCCTCTCGGTCAAGCCGATCCTGCACGTGGAGAACGGCGCGATCACCGTCCGGGACCGGGTCCGCACCGCCGGGCGGGCCCTCACCCGCCTCGTCGATCTGGCCGTCGAAGCGGCCGGCGACGGCGAGGCCGACGTGGCCGTTCACCACCTGGGCACCCCCGACCGGGCGTCGGCCCTGGTCGGTGCGCTCGGCGACCGGCTCGGCGACCGGCTGCGCGACTGCTACCTCACCGAGGTGGGTGCGGTGGTCGCCGCGCACACCGGCCCCGGACTGGCCGGGGTCGTCGTTCATTCCCGTGGTGCCCACCGCGGCGGCTCGTGA
- a CDS encoding histidine phosphatase family protein — MTRLIVWRHGNTDWNAGSRVQGQTDIPLNDRGRDQADAAAELLVRLAPAAIVASDLSRAFDTATALATRTGLTIRPDQRLRERYFGEWQGLTMAEISTSRPDEHARWTAGADVVGGGVETLDDLGKRVSDALQDASRLGGTVVVATHGGAARQGIGHLLGWRREEMRTLRGLANCHWAELNHDESRGWKLTSYNAGVFA, encoded by the coding sequence GTGACCCGCCTCATCGTCTGGCGGCACGGCAACACCGACTGGAACGCCGGCTCCCGCGTGCAGGGCCAGACCGACATCCCGCTCAACGATCGGGGCCGGGATCAGGCCGACGCCGCCGCCGAGCTGCTGGTCCGCCTGGCCCCGGCCGCGATCGTCGCCAGCGACCTGAGCCGGGCCTTCGACACCGCCACCGCGCTCGCCACCCGCACCGGGCTGACCATCCGGCCCGACCAGCGGCTGCGTGAGCGTTACTTCGGCGAGTGGCAGGGCCTCACGATGGCCGAGATCTCCACCTCGCGGCCCGACGAGCACGCCCGGTGGACCGCCGGTGCGGACGTCGTCGGCGGTGGCGTGGAGACCCTCGACGATCTCGGCAAGCGGGTCTCCGATGCGCTGCAGGACGCGTCCCGTCTCGGCGGCACCGTCGTGGTCGCCACCCACGGCGGTGCGGCCCGGCAGGGCATCGGTCACCTGCTCGGCTGGCGGCGGGAGGAGATGCGCACCCTGCGCGGGCTGGCGAACTGTCACTGGGCCGAGTTGAACCATGACGAGTCCCGCGGGTGGAAGCTCACGTCGTACAACGCCGGGGTCTTCGCCTGA
- the rsfS gene encoding ribosome silencing factor, with protein MPVTERALELAMAAAQAAADKKAHDITVIDVGDQLYITDAFVIASASNERQVMAVVDAIEEALLNLPEKAKPERREGHQQGRWVLLDFHDIVVHVQHDEEREFYALDKLWKDCPIIPFVDRDLAEAGAEAQ; from the coding sequence TTGCCCGTCACCGAACGCGCACTCGAACTGGCCATGGCCGCCGCACAGGCCGCCGCGGACAAGAAGGCGCACGACATCACCGTCATCGACGTCGGCGATCAGCTCTACATCACCGACGCGTTCGTCATCGCCTCGGCCTCCAACGAGCGCCAGGTCATGGCAGTCGTCGACGCCATCGAGGAAGCACTGCTCAACCTGCCGGAGAAGGCCAAGCCGGAGCGCCGTGAAGGCCACCAGCAGGGCCGCTGGGTGCTGCTCGACTTCCACGACATCGTGGTGCACGTCCAGCACGACGAGGAGCGCGAGTTCTACGCCCTCGACAAGCTCTGGAAGGACTGCCCGATCATCCCGTTCGTCGACCGCGACCTGGCCGAAGCCGGCGCCGAAGCCCAGTGA
- the nadD gene encoding nicotinate-nucleotide adenylyltransferase gives MPGKRVGIMGGTFDPIHHGHLVAASEVQARFDLDEVMFVPTGQPYEKGRVSPAEDRYLMTVIATASNPRFHVSRADIDRDGPTYTVDTLRDMRAVYGQSAELYFITGADALARIMSWKDALTMLGLAHFIGVTRPGFELSNDHLPADSVTLVEVPAMAISSSDCRKRVATGLPVWYLVPDGVVQYINKRGLYRDSGIAGPV, from the coding sequence ATGCCGGGCAAGCGTGTGGGAATCATGGGTGGCACCTTCGACCCGATCCACCACGGGCACCTGGTCGCCGCGAGTGAGGTCCAGGCGCGTTTCGACCTGGACGAGGTGATGTTCGTCCCCACCGGCCAGCCGTACGAGAAGGGCCGGGTCTCGCCCGCCGAGGACCGCTACCTGATGACCGTGATCGCCACCGCCTCGAACCCGCGCTTCCACGTCAGCCGCGCCGACATCGACCGGGACGGCCCCACCTACACCGTCGACACGCTCCGTGACATGCGCGCGGTCTACGGGCAGTCGGCCGAGCTGTACTTCATCACCGGCGCCGACGCCCTGGCCCGCATCATGTCCTGGAAGGACGCGCTGACCATGCTCGGCCTGGCGCACTTCATCGGGGTCACCCGGCCGGGCTTCGAACTGTCGAACGACCATCTGCCGGCCGACAGCGTCACCCTCGTCGAAGTGCCGGCGATGGCCATCTCGTCCAGCGACTGCCGTAAACGGGTGGCGACCGGCCTGCCAGTCTGGTACCTGGTACCGGACGGTGTCGTGCAGTACATCAACAAGCGGGGCCTGTATCGGGACTCGGGTATTGCCGGACCGGTGTGA
- a CDS encoding hybrid sensor histidine kinase/response regulator, with product MEWSEELSSGLLQAAPDAILVLDGGRIVLANDRAEQMFGWPRAELVGQRVEVLLTPDSEMHYPERQRQILDGEPGVLGRLVTTVRRRDGTELPVESSTTVVETARGRVAVSVVRDITERLRAEEEKDRLRAEAHAHRSQRLESLGQLAGGIAHDFNNMLGVILNYAHFVIEEAESAHPDVAMIASDAAQVVRAGTRGTDLTHQLLSFARREVVRPQPIDLNRRIAGSQEMLRRSAGEQIDLVIRPGADLPSVTCDPSQFEQMLIHLAHNARDAMPGGGRLVIETALLGQHVVLRVSDTGQGMAAEVAERAFEPFYTTKGNGEATGLGLATVYGIVTQAGGEVSLTSEVGVGTTITVLLPAGAPLDAAEDAEEPAGTGARGETLLVVEDEDALRDVAGRILSGAGYRVLSADGGAQALELAAEHDGEIDLLVSDVMMPGMLGKELAERLVVVRPGTRVLYMSGYAQPVLASQGTLDPGVALLEKPFTANDLLTAVRRRLDG from the coding sequence GTGGAGTGGTCCGAGGAGCTGTCCAGTGGCCTGCTGCAGGCCGCGCCGGACGCGATTCTGGTCCTGGACGGCGGGCGCATCGTGCTGGCCAACGACCGGGCCGAGCAGATGTTCGGCTGGCCCCGCGCCGAACTGGTCGGCCAGCGTGTCGAGGTGCTGCTGACACCGGACTCCGAGATGCACTACCCGGAACGGCAGCGACAGATCCTGGACGGCGAACCCGGCGTGCTCGGCCGTCTCGTCACCACGGTCCGCCGCCGCGACGGCACCGAACTGCCGGTCGAGTCGTCCACCACTGTCGTCGAGACCGCCCGCGGGCGGGTCGCGGTCTCGGTGGTGCGCGACATCACCGAGCGTCTGCGGGCCGAGGAGGAGAAGGACCGGCTGCGGGCCGAGGCGCACGCCCACCGCAGTCAGCGCCTGGAGAGTCTGGGCCAGCTCGCCGGGGGTATCGCCCACGACTTCAACAACATGCTCGGGGTGATCCTCAACTACGCCCACTTCGTGATCGAGGAGGCGGAGTCGGCGCATCCGGACGTCGCGATGATCGCCTCCGACGCCGCACAGGTGGTCCGGGCCGGTACCCGCGGCACCGACCTGACCCACCAGCTGCTCTCCTTCGCCCGGCGCGAGGTGGTCCGCCCCCAGCCGATCGACCTGAACCGGCGGATCGCCGGCTCCCAGGAGATGCTGCGCCGCAGCGCCGGTGAGCAGATCGACCTGGTGATCCGCCCCGGCGCGGACCTGCCGTCCGTCACCTGTGACCCCAGCCAGTTCGAACAGATGCTGATCCACCTGGCCCACAACGCCCGGGACGCGATGCCCGGCGGCGGTCGCCTGGTGATCGAGACCGCCCTGCTCGGCCAGCATGTCGTGCTGCGGGTCAGCGACACCGGCCAGGGCATGGCCGCCGAGGTGGCCGAGCGCGCCTTCGAGCCGTTCTACACCACCAAGGGCAACGGCGAGGCGACCGGCCTCGGGCTGGCCACCGTCTACGGCATCGTCACCCAGGCCGGGGGCGAGGTCTCGCTGACCAGTGAGGTCGGCGTCGGCACCACGATCACCGTGCTGCTGCCCGCCGGTGCGCCTCTCGACGCCGCCGAAGACGCCGAGGAACCGGCCGGAACCGGGGCGCGCGGGGAGACGCTGCTGGTCGTCGAGGACGAGGACGCGCTGCGCGACGTGGCCGGGCGGATCCTCAGCGGCGCCGGGTACCGGGTGCTGTCGGCGGACGGCGGGGCCCAGGCCCTGGAGTTGGCGGCTGAGCACGACGGCGAGATCGATCTGCTGGTCAGTGACGTGATGATGCCCGGGATGCTGGGCAAGGAGCTGGCCGAGCGGCTGGTCGTGGTCCGGCCGGGCACGCGGGTGCTCTACATGTCCGGTTACGCCCAGCCGGTTCTCGCCTCACAGGGCACTCTCGACCCCGGGGTGGCCCTTCTGGAAAAGCCCTTTACCGCTAACGACCTGCTCACAGCCGTACGACGCCGCCTAGATGGTTGA
- the pepN gene encoding aminopeptidase N, translated as MPTLTRAEAVERASLVEVEDYHVDLDLTGSGDTFRSRAVVRFRARAGAATFLEFEPVEVASMTLNGAAVPAAAWTGSRLELTGLAAENELVVDATMRYRNDGEGLHRYVDPADGNTYLYQHVFINNAGRVLPAFDQPDLKAVFRVSVTAPEQWLVATNGALVSADAGRWEFAPTKRISTYLATLIAGPYHAVTAEHDGIPLALYARAALAEHLDAQAPEIFEITRQSLDRFHEMFEIRYPFGHYQQAFAPEFNFGAMEYPGLVVFRDELIPRSAVTESDRERRANIIAHEMAHQWFGDLVTMAWWDDLWLNESFAEYLGSRVTAEATRFSEAWTTFAMQRKAWGLRADQRPSTHPVAPSEVRDTEEALLNFDGISYAKGAATLKQLVAWLGDETFLAGLNDHFRAHAYGNATLTDLLGALSKSSGRDLSGWAELWLRRAQVNTLRAEVTRDGTTYAEVAVVQTAPAEYPTLRPHLIGVGLYDRADDGSVVLRSRHEVELDTSGRTVLADLAGQPVAELLLLNDGDLTYAKIRLDEQSAAAAPGLLPDLDDSLARAVIWASILDAVVDGERPVAELVMQVLAALPAESEVTIVEDVLSATRGLVDRYATPEIREAALEMLAQTADLLIAAVPAGDSRQLAAARALIGATVDTGRLHGWLTGENVPDGLTVDADLRWLITYRLAVLGEIGAEVIEAELERDRSASGEQWAVRCRAARPDPAAKEAAWTAIVADGSLSNRLAALTSAGFWQPEQRDLLAPYAERYFTDMPAMLRIRSGMSAEKIAIAAYPAVIVSEQTRQLAAGLLSTPGTHPILHRVVQDADDDMRHALAARA; from the coding sequence ATGCCCACCCTGACCCGTGCCGAAGCCGTCGAACGAGCATCCCTCGTCGAGGTCGAGGATTATCATGTCGACCTGGACCTGACCGGTTCCGGCGACACCTTCCGATCCCGTGCGGTGGTGCGGTTCCGTGCCCGCGCCGGTGCTGCCACGTTCCTGGAGTTCGAGCCGGTCGAGGTCGCCTCGATGACGCTCAACGGGGCGGCCGTCCCAGCGGCCGCCTGGACCGGCTCCCGTCTCGAGCTGACCGGTCTGGCCGCTGAGAACGAGCTGGTCGTCGACGCGACCATGAGGTACCGCAACGACGGCGAAGGTCTGCACCGCTACGTCGACCCGGCTGACGGCAACACCTATCTCTACCAGCACGTCTTCATCAACAACGCGGGCCGGGTGCTGCCCGCCTTCGACCAGCCCGATCTCAAGGCCGTCTTCCGGGTGAGCGTGACCGCGCCCGAACAGTGGCTGGTCGCCACGAACGGCGCCCTGGTCTCCGCCGACGCCGGCCGCTGGGAGTTCGCCCCCACCAAGCGGATCTCCACCTACCTGGCCACGCTGATCGCCGGGCCGTACCACGCGGTCACCGCCGAACACGACGGCATTCCGCTGGCGTTGTACGCGCGGGCCGCGCTCGCCGAGCACCTGGACGCGCAGGCGCCGGAGATCTTCGAGATCACCCGGCAGTCGCTGGACCGGTTCCACGAGATGTTCGAGATCCGCTACCCGTTCGGGCACTACCAGCAGGCCTTCGCGCCCGAGTTCAACTTCGGCGCGATGGAGTACCCGGGCCTGGTCGTCTTCCGGGACGAGTTGATCCCCCGCTCGGCGGTCACTGAGAGTGATCGGGAGCGGCGGGCCAACATCATCGCCCACGAGATGGCCCACCAGTGGTTCGGTGACCTGGTCACGATGGCCTGGTGGGACGACCTGTGGCTGAACGAGTCGTTCGCCGAGTACCTGGGCTCCCGCGTCACCGCCGAGGCCACCCGGTTCTCCGAGGCGTGGACCACCTTCGCGATGCAGCGCAAGGCATGGGGGCTGCGCGCCGATCAGCGCCCGTCCACCCACCCGGTCGCCCCGTCCGAGGTGCGCGACACCGAGGAGGCGCTGCTCAACTTCGACGGCATCTCCTACGCCAAGGGCGCCGCGACCCTCAAACAACTGGTCGCCTGGCTGGGTGACGAGACTTTCCTGGCCGGTCTCAACGACCACTTCCGGGCCCATGCGTACGGGAACGCCACGCTCACCGACCTGCTCGGCGCCCTCTCCAAGTCCAGTGGCCGGGACCTGTCCGGCTGGGCCGAGCTGTGGCTGCGCCGCGCCCAGGTCAACACGCTGCGTGCCGAGGTGACCCGGGACGGGACGACGTACGCCGAGGTGGCCGTCGTGCAGACCGCCCCCGCGGAGTACCCGACGCTGCGCCCGCACCTGATCGGAGTCGGCCTCTACGACCGGGCGGACGACGGCTCAGTGGTCCTGCGGTCCCGGCACGAGGTCGAGCTGGACACCTCCGGGCGTACCGTGCTCGCCGATCTCGCCGGGCAGCCCGTCGCCGAACTGCTGCTGCTCAACGACGGTGACCTGACGTACGCGAAGATCCGCCTCGACGAGCAGTCCGCGGCCGCCGCGCCGGGGCTGCTGCCGGACCTGGACGACTCGCTGGCCCGCGCGGTGATCTGGGCCTCGATCCTGGACGCCGTGGTGGACGGCGAACGCCCGGTCGCCGAGTTGGTCATGCAGGTGCTGGCCGCGCTGCCGGCGGAGTCCGAGGTGACCATCGTCGAGGACGTGCTGTCCGCCACCCGGGGCCTGGTCGACCGGTACGCCACCCCGGAGATCCGCGAGGCCGCGCTGGAAATGCTCGCCCAGACCGCCGACCTGCTGATCGCCGCCGTCCCGGCCGGTGACTCCCGGCAGCTCGCCGCGGCCCGCGCCCTGATCGGCGCGACCGTCGACACCGGCCGGCTGCACGGCTGGCTGACCGGCGAGAACGTGCCGGACGGCCTGACCGTCGACGCCGATCTGCGCTGGCTGATCACCTATCGCCTGGCGGTGCTCGGTGAGATCGGCGCCGAGGTGATCGAGGCCGAGCTGGAGCGGGACCGCAGCGCCTCCGGTGAGCAGTGGGCCGTCCGCTGCCGGGCCGCCCGTCCCGACCCGGCCGCCAAGGAGGCCGCCTGGACCGCGATCGTCGCCGACGGCTCACTCTCCAACCGGCTGGCCGCTCTCACCTCGGCCGGTTTCTGGCAGCCCGAGCAGCGGGACCTGCTGGCGCCGTACGCCGAGCGCTACTTCACCGACATGCCGGCGATGCTGCGGATCCGGAGCGGGATGAGCGCCGAGAAGATCGCCATCGCGGCGTACCCCGCGGTGATCGTCTCGGAACAGACCCGGCAACTCGCCGCCGGCCTGCTCTCGACGCCCGGCACGCACCCGATCCTGCACCGGGTGGTGCAGGACGCCGACGACGACATGCGGCACGCCCTGGCCGCCCGCGCCTGA
- the trpS gene encoding tryptophan--tRNA ligase, giving the protein MTTTRRLTGFKPTGHLHLGNLLGALRPLIAAQEHSSSIALIADLHALTMDHDPARVRALTLEQATVMLAAGVDPDRTPIVVQSQVPEHTELHYLLECVAGFCEAARMIQFKEKSAGGGHVRLSLLTYPVLMAADILLHDVVQVPVGEDQNQHLELARALATRFNTRYGPTFTVPEGVRPEAAARVMDLAEPAGKMGKSGGTGRIALLDPPEVVRKTIARAVTDEVGEVRRDPEKQPGVTNLIDILAACAGRTPADPHSYGALKREVADAVEAVLTPIRARHAELAADPGYVREILAAGVAAVRPRATAVVRRTRTALGLLD; this is encoded by the coding sequence ATGACGACCACCCGCCGCCTGACCGGCTTCAAGCCCACCGGCCACCTGCATCTCGGAAACCTGCTGGGCGCGCTGCGCCCGCTGATCGCCGCGCAGGAGCACTCCTCGTCGATCGCGCTGATCGCCGACCTGCACGCGCTGACCATGGACCACGACCCCGCGCGGGTACGGGCCCTCACCCTCGAACAGGCCACCGTGATGCTGGCCGCGGGCGTCGACCCGGACCGCACCCCGATCGTCGTGCAGTCGCAGGTCCCCGAGCACACCGAGCTGCATTATCTGCTGGAGTGTGTGGCCGGGTTCTGTGAGGCGGCCCGCATGATCCAGTTCAAGGAGAAGTCGGCCGGCGGCGGGCACGTACGGCTCAGCCTGCTCACCTATCCGGTGCTGATGGCCGCCGACATCCTGCTGCACGACGTCGTCCAGGTACCGGTCGGCGAGGACCAGAACCAGCACCTGGAACTCGCCCGCGCCCTCGCGACCAGGTTCAACACCCGTTACGGGCCGACCTTCACGGTGCCCGAGGGGGTGCGCCCGGAGGCCGCCGCCCGGGTGATGGACCTGGCCGAACCGGCCGGCAAGATGGGCAAGAGCGGTGGTACCGGGCGGATCGCCCTGCTCGACCCGCCGGAGGTGGTGCGGAAGACGATCGCGCGGGCGGTCACCGACGAGGTGGGCGAGGTCCGGCGCGACCCGGAGAAACAGCCGGGTGTCACCAACCTGATCGACATCCTGGCCGCCTGTGCCGGGCGGACACCCGCTGATCCACACTCTTACGGCGCGCTCAAGCGGGAGGTGGCCGACGCGGTGGAGGCGGTCCTCACGCCGATCCGGGCGCGGCACGCCGAACTGGCCGCCGACCCCGGGTACGTCCGCGAGATCCTGGCGGCGGGTGTCGCGGCGGTCCGTCCACGAGCGACTGCGGTGGTACGCCGGACCCGCACCGCCCTGGGGCTACTGGACTAG
- a CDS encoding GNAT family N-acetyltransferase — MLIEIRPSLDPELAALVTAQQRELAESGGSVGRLFEPHDDVEYLVGVVNGRGIAVAAWQQSGPGGAEVRRIYVRPAFRGRGLARQMIVAVEEEALAAGRPWIRLELESRQIAAIALYQSAGYRQVSVDGPSRVRFEKRLPALVQ; from the coding sequence GTGCTTATCGAGATCCGTCCCTCCCTGGACCCGGAACTGGCCGCCCTGGTGACCGCTCAGCAGCGCGAACTGGCCGAGTCCGGTGGATCGGTGGGGCGGCTGTTCGAACCGCACGATGACGTCGAGTATCTGGTGGGTGTGGTGAACGGCCGGGGTATCGCGGTCGCCGCCTGGCAGCAGTCCGGGCCGGGCGGGGCCGAGGTGCGCCGGATCTACGTGCGCCCCGCCTTCCGCGGCCGCGGCCTGGCCCGCCAGATGATCGTGGCGGTCGAGGAGGAGGCGCTCGCCGCGGGCCGCCCATGGATCCGGCTGGAGCTGGAGTCCCGGCAGATCGCGGCGATCGCCCTCTACCAGTCGGCCGGTTACCGGCAGGTCAGTGTGGACGGCCCGTCCCGGGTGCGGTTCGAGAAGCGACTCCCCGCGCTAGTCCAGTAG